The following coding sequences are from one Myxococcus guangdongensis window:
- a CDS encoding vegetative protein has product MAEATPTTQKKLTHWPRTSKGGGKKACTVEGCKRPYRAKSYCFFHFKQWRQGDLPHSRYRTCSKPECRIKTFKAGLCEKHHGEAFKKDAA; this is encoded by the coding sequence ATGGCCGAGGCCACCCCGACGACCCAGAAGAAGCTCACCCACTGGCCCCGCACCTCGAAGGGCGGCGGCAAGAAGGCGTGCACCGTGGAGGGCTGCAAGCGCCCCTACCGCGCCAAGAGCTACTGCTTCTTCCACTTCAAGCAGTGGCGCCAGGGCGACCTGCCCCACTCGCGCTACCGCACCTGCTCCAAGCCGGAGTGCCGCATCAAGACGTTCAAGGCCGGCCTGTGCGAGAAGCACCACGGCGAGGCGTTCAAGAAGGACGCGGCGTAA
- a CDS encoding protein kinase domain-containing protein encodes MLCYRCGSHVPETTDTCPTCGMKYDATARQAAGAARKRGLEGAPYKPGDVLAGRYAIQEVVGSGPMGFVFRAQDQEIDVEVALKTVHPRLVQQPEERTQFSFSMRVGKKLNHPNLLRVYEEGLDNERPFFTMQLLEGMTLRRMMEQRASRGQLFSLKDVEPLLAQMAAALDAAHRFGPHSDLKPENVIVLPDLLKVTDYGLGLAVPQLPFVQAQKSHRADVYIAPEYVAGGELDTRMDVYSLGVIMGEMLTGLVPTEGVVPGLTSLHSDLPTSFEALYRRALNINPLARPKTAGELHAEFASILSRSPPAVVTRVRGVPPPTGSAQAAAIRMSARPPPPVPTGMMPAATGSVSLAPRATSHEEEPPPPDATQPLDAATLAAIIGANPTASHQHLTEQALPFITASAAKAASEPARAEPPAGARGSPESIIFARSPAAEPAPAAGSRGSSEPVIFARSSAAEPAAPAGARGSPESIVFARSPAAEPSQPGRSEASQSGRSEPAARPPPRGSGQVASAQPRASQRGPSSGEGSEPGPSDSGPRSAPSGAGRPLARTLDAAPAAVVPSIRTARTLETTPAMSGARTAPRSLDGSPSMSGARTMDSPVVSGARIAPTQRATRPRKSAAARRRSMFLWMAVLIVGGLALGGGGGFLFLRYWEARQAAKAKSPVPTSDPAMRAQGAEAEAQPVVALADKCPPEMRLVSGGALRRGRAKDDELAKVDEPPLESVQLASFCIDQFEHPNKQGASPTVNVTWEKAQSLCEAANKRLCREDEWEKACKGPGHARFPHGNDYVPGKCNSKVNRAESETALAPSGTYPGCVSGYGVMDLSGNAAEWTEARIEHKGAVQRGGAFSEHYSESRCSARAFGPPEKASPSVGFRCCASTQP; translated from the coding sequence TTGCTCTGCTACCGCTGCGGCAGCCACGTCCCCGAGACGACCGACACCTGTCCCACCTGCGGGATGAAGTACGACGCGACCGCCCGCCAGGCGGCCGGCGCCGCTCGCAAGCGTGGGTTGGAAGGCGCCCCCTACAAGCCGGGGGACGTCCTCGCCGGCCGCTACGCCATCCAGGAGGTGGTGGGCTCCGGCCCCATGGGCTTCGTCTTCCGCGCGCAGGACCAGGAGATCGACGTCGAGGTCGCCCTGAAGACGGTGCACCCGCGCCTGGTCCAACAGCCCGAGGAGCGCACCCAGTTCTCGTTCTCCATGCGGGTGGGCAAGAAGCTCAACCACCCGAACCTGCTGCGCGTCTACGAGGAGGGGCTCGACAACGAGCGGCCCTTCTTCACCATGCAGCTCTTGGAGGGCATGACGCTGCGGCGGATGATGGAGCAGCGCGCCTCGCGTGGGCAGCTCTTCTCCCTCAAGGACGTGGAGCCGCTGCTCGCGCAGATGGCGGCGGCGCTCGACGCGGCCCACCGCTTCGGGCCGCACTCCGACCTCAAGCCCGAGAACGTCATCGTCCTGCCGGACCTGCTGAAGGTGACGGACTACGGCCTGGGGCTCGCCGTGCCGCAGCTTCCCTTCGTCCAGGCGCAGAAGAGCCACCGCGCGGATGTCTACATCGCGCCGGAGTACGTGGCGGGCGGTGAGCTGGACACGCGCATGGACGTGTACTCGCTGGGCGTCATCATGGGCGAGATGCTCACCGGACTGGTGCCCACCGAGGGCGTGGTGCCGGGGCTGACGTCGCTGCACTCGGACCTGCCCACGTCGTTCGAGGCGCTCTACCGCCGCGCGCTGAACATCAACCCGCTGGCGCGGCCGAAGACGGCCGGAGAGCTGCACGCGGAGTTCGCCAGCATCCTCTCGCGCTCACCACCCGCCGTCGTCACGCGCGTGCGCGGGGTCCCTCCGCCCACCGGCTCCGCGCAGGCCGCGGCCATCCGCATGTCGGCCCGGCCTCCGCCGCCCGTGCCCACGGGCATGATGCCGGCGGCCACGGGCAGCGTGAGCCTCGCGCCCAGGGCCACGTCGCACGAGGAGGAGCCGCCTCCTCCGGACGCCACCCAGCCGCTCGACGCCGCGACGCTGGCCGCCATCATCGGCGCCAATCCGACCGCGTCCCATCAGCACCTCACCGAGCAGGCGCTGCCGTTCATCACCGCGTCCGCGGCGAAGGCCGCCAGCGAGCCCGCGCGCGCCGAGCCTCCCGCCGGAGCTCGGGGCTCGCCGGAGTCCATCATCTTCGCGCGCTCCCCGGCCGCGGAGCCGGCTCCCGCCGCGGGTTCGCGGGGCTCGTCCGAGCCGGTCATCTTCGCGCGCTCGTCCGCCGCGGAGCCGGCCGCTCCGGCGGGTGCACGAGGCTCACCGGAGTCCATCGTCTTCGCGCGCTCCCCGGCCGCGGAGCCCTCGCAGCCGGGTCGTTCGGAGGCCTCGCAGTCGGGTCGCTCGGAGCCCGCCGCGCGTCCGCCGCCACGGGGCTCGGGGCAGGTGGCCTCGGCCCAACCCCGCGCATCGCAGCGGGGGCCATCGTCGGGGGAGGGGAGCGAGCCCGGGCCTTCCGACTCGGGGCCCCGCTCCGCGCCCTCTGGCGCGGGCAGACCGCTGGCGCGCACGCTGGACGCGGCGCCGGCGGCGGTGGTGCCGAGCATCCGGACGGCCCGCACGTTGGAGACCACGCCGGCGATGTCTGGCGCACGCACCGCGCCGCGCTCTTTGGATGGCTCACCGTCGATGTCCGGCGCGCGCACGATGGATTCGCCCGTCGTCTCGGGAGCGCGCATCGCGCCCACCCAGCGCGCCACCCGGCCCCGGAAGTCCGCGGCCGCGCGGCGTCGCTCGATGTTCCTGTGGATGGCGGTGCTGATTGTCGGCGGGCTCGCGCTGGGCGGTGGAGGCGGGTTCCTGTTCCTGCGTTATTGGGAGGCACGACAGGCCGCGAAGGCGAAGTCGCCCGTCCCGACGAGTGACCCGGCCATGCGCGCTCAAGGCGCCGAGGCGGAGGCTCAACCTGTCGTCGCGCTCGCGGACAAGTGCCCGCCGGAGATGCGGTTGGTGAGCGGTGGGGCCTTGCGGCGCGGGCGGGCCAAGGACGACGAGCTGGCGAAGGTGGACGAGCCTCCCTTGGAGAGCGTCCAGCTCGCCTCCTTCTGCATCGACCAGTTCGAGCATCCGAACAAGCAAGGCGCGAGCCCCACGGTGAATGTCACCTGGGAGAAGGCCCAGTCGCTGTGTGAGGCCGCGAACAAGCGCCTGTGCCGCGAAGACGAGTGGGAGAAAGCATGCAAGGGACCGGGCCACGCGCGCTTCCCGCACGGCAACGATTACGTTCCAGGCAAGTGCAACTCCAAGGTCAATCGAGCCGAGTCGGAGACGGCGCTCGCACCCTCCGGAACGTATCCGGGCTGTGTGTCGGGCTATGGGGTGATGGACCTCTCCGGCAACGCGGCCGAGTGGACCGAGGCCCGAATCGAGCACAAGGGGGCCGTCCAGCGGGGCGGCGCCTTCAGCGAGCACTACTCGGAGTCGCGTTGCAGCGCGCGCGCCTTCGGCCCCCCCGAGAAGGCCTCTCCTTCGGTGGGCTTCCGCTGCTGCGCGAGCACGCAGCCATGA
- a CDS encoding S1C family serine protease: MNGAPFNRFVILGALVCALATPAEAAGRGRLWLEAQNRSMNNQRATLSEVARRAMPSVVSITTRQLSDETPAGEEPQKGIGSGFIIHADGYILTSAHVVEGASEVMVSVMHPRGYAEEYPARVVGEDNRTDCALLKIEAPRRLPVLKLASASHVRSADWIVVIGNPFGLSHSVTVGVVSYMGRTDVTPNGRDGDFDYMQMDASINPGNSGGPVLDLHGDVVAVANAVNVAGQGIGFAIPIDIAKTVIPQLKAHGRVRRGWLGISVQDFSPEVAEEFNLRQGPGVVVTEVVEGGPGERAGLHSGDVIIGLDTRRVKRAHTLRWQVAARGVGHDVRLRVHRLGKPLSLKVKLEEMPTEQPATALAAHRQGRRPAGAQSVLDDLLSPVPRKKVQPPAAPEVEPDGWGSEDGAPAP; this comes from the coding sequence ATGAACGGGGCTCCTTTCAACAGATTCGTGATTCTCGGCGCGCTCGTGTGCGCGCTGGCCACACCGGCAGAGGCCGCCGGTCGCGGCCGGCTGTGGCTCGAGGCCCAGAATCGTTCGATGAACAACCAGCGAGCCACCTTGAGCGAGGTGGCCCGACGGGCCATGCCCTCGGTGGTCTCCATCACCACGCGGCAGCTCAGTGACGAGACGCCCGCGGGCGAGGAGCCCCAGAAGGGCATCGGCTCCGGCTTCATCATCCACGCCGACGGCTACATCCTCACCAGCGCGCACGTGGTGGAGGGGGCCTCCGAGGTGATGGTCTCCGTGATGCACCCGCGCGGCTACGCGGAGGAGTACCCGGCCCGGGTGGTGGGCGAGGACAACCGCACCGACTGCGCGCTCTTGAAAATCGAGGCGCCGCGCCGGCTGCCGGTGCTGAAGCTCGCCTCCGCGTCCCACGTGCGCTCTGCGGACTGGATTGTCGTCATCGGCAATCCGTTCGGCCTGTCCCACTCGGTGACGGTGGGCGTGGTCAGCTACATGGGCCGCACGGACGTGACGCCCAACGGGCGCGACGGCGACTTCGACTACATGCAGATGGACGCCTCCATCAACCCGGGCAACTCAGGGGGGCCCGTGCTGGATTTGCACGGCGACGTGGTGGCGGTGGCCAACGCGGTGAACGTCGCGGGCCAGGGCATCGGCTTCGCCATCCCCATCGACATCGCGAAGACGGTGATTCCCCAGCTCAAGGCCCACGGGCGCGTGCGCCGGGGCTGGCTGGGCATCAGCGTGCAGGACTTCTCGCCGGAGGTGGCCGAGGAGTTCAACCTCCGCCAGGGGCCCGGCGTGGTGGTGACCGAGGTGGTGGAGGGCGGCCCGGGTGAGCGCGCGGGTCTGCACAGCGGGGACGTCATCATCGGGCTCGACACCCGCCGCGTGAAGCGGGCGCACACGCTGCGCTGGCAGGTGGCGGCCCGGGGCGTGGGCCACGACGTGCGGCTGCGCGTCCACCGGCTGGGCAAGCCGCTGTCCCTCAAGGTGAAGCTGGAGGAGATGCCGACCGAGCAGCCCGCCACCGCGCTGGCCGCCCACCGACAGGGGCGCCGGCCCGCTGGGGCCCAGTCCGTGCTGGACGACCTGCTGTCGCCCGTGCCCCGGAAGAAGGTGCAGCCTCCGGCCGCCCCGGAAGTCGAGCCGGACGGCTGGGGTTCCGAAGACGGCGCTCCGGCGCCCTGA
- a CDS encoding ABC transporter substrate-binding protein encodes MSRLALALLLCLAPSLAWAQKGSRPQVVAVKSANLAPYTSLLAGFSAEARAEVQEMTLDESPGAAARIFKKLAAQKPALILALGPLAANAARRSLGEDVPVLFAMVPYYEKYGLEGPNVTGISLTSDLGPELEGLLAVAPKAKRVGMVHDPRFSASTVALAQAAAASRGLSILALEVDSPGKVAKALEGAAGRVDAMLMVADKTVGNAAVVQELIAFAHAKRLPLVALTPSQVKEGATLALSPSPLTIGLQAGRLANRIIHEKVDPGALAVAQPEGLDLSVNLSTARKLGPSSESVLELLRFAARKDFAVKVYE; translated from the coding sequence ATGAGCCGCCTGGCCCTCGCGCTCCTGCTCTGCCTGGCGCCCTCGCTGGCCTGGGCCCAGAAGGGCAGCCGCCCACAGGTGGTGGCGGTGAAGTCCGCGAACCTGGCGCCCTACACCTCACTGCTCGCGGGCTTCTCCGCGGAGGCGCGCGCCGAGGTCCAGGAGATGACGCTCGACGAGAGCCCGGGCGCTGCCGCGCGCATCTTCAAGAAGCTGGCGGCGCAGAAGCCGGCGCTCATCCTGGCGCTGGGCCCGCTGGCCGCCAACGCCGCGCGCCGTTCGCTGGGCGAGGACGTGCCCGTCCTCTTCGCCATGGTGCCGTACTACGAGAAGTACGGCCTGGAGGGCCCCAACGTCACTGGCATCTCGCTCACCAGCGACTTGGGGCCGGAGCTGGAGGGGCTGCTCGCGGTGGCACCCAAGGCGAAGCGCGTGGGCATGGTGCACGACCCGCGCTTCTCCGCGAGCACGGTGGCGCTGGCTCAAGCCGCGGCCGCCTCGCGCGGCCTGTCCATCCTCGCGCTGGAGGTGGACTCGCCGGGCAAGGTGGCCAAGGCGCTCGAGGGCGCCGCGGGTCGCGTCGACGCGATGCTGATGGTCGCCGACAAGACGGTGGGCAACGCGGCCGTGGTGCAGGAGCTCATCGCGTTCGCGCACGCGAAGCGGCTGCCGCTCGTCGCGCTCACGCCCAGTCAGGTGAAGGAGGGCGCCACGCTGGCCTTGTCTCCCAGCCCGTTGACCATCGGCCTGCAGGCGGGGCGGCTGGCCAACCGCATCATCCACGAGAAGGTCGACCCGGGAGCGCTGGCGGTGGCGCAGCCCGAGGGGTTGGACCTGTCCGTCAACCTCAGCACCGCCAGGAAGTTGGGTCCGTCCTCCGAGTCCGTACTGGAGTTGCTCCGGTTCGCGGCGCGGAAGGACTTTGCCGTGAAGGTCTACGAGTGA
- the purB gene encoding adenylosuccinate lyase: MIPRYSRQEMSNLWSDVARYRRWRDVELAALEGMVEAGLAPREALEDCVARAGDFTPEDAARIEDIERTTKHDVIAFLTFMEERVGPSARWLHLGMTSSDVLDTALALTLRDAVDLILQDLERVRAAVEKRAFEHKHTLQMGRSHGIHAEPVTFGHKLAIWYDELGRARTRLLHARESIAVGKISGAVGTFAHLPPAVEERVCAKLGLKHAPASSQVVQRDRHAEFFTALALLGASIEKFAVEIRHLQRTEVREAEEPFTAGQKGSSAMPHKRNPILSENLTGLARLLRGYAVSAMEDVALWHERDISHSSVERVIGPDATILADFMLVRFARLMEDLRVYPEQMKKNLELLGGVVNSQRLLLELARKGMDRQAAYVIVQRNAMKLYEQGVDFRQALLADADLLKMMTPEEINDCFSPGYHTRHMDDIFRRVFGRSE; this comes from the coding sequence GTGATTCCGCGATACAGCCGACAGGAGATGTCCAACCTCTGGTCCGACGTGGCCCGCTACCGCCGCTGGCGGGACGTGGAGCTCGCCGCGCTGGAGGGGATGGTGGAGGCGGGGCTGGCCCCTCGCGAGGCGCTGGAGGACTGCGTCGCGCGCGCCGGGGACTTCACCCCCGAGGACGCCGCGCGCATCGAGGACATCGAGCGCACCACGAAGCACGACGTCATCGCCTTCCTCACCTTCATGGAGGAGCGGGTGGGGCCCAGCGCGCGCTGGCTGCACCTGGGCATGACGTCCTCGGACGTGCTGGACACGGCGCTGGCGCTGACGCTGCGCGACGCGGTGGACCTCATCCTCCAGGATTTGGAGCGGGTGAGGGCCGCGGTGGAGAAGCGCGCCTTCGAGCACAAGCACACGCTGCAGATGGGCCGCAGCCACGGCATCCACGCGGAGCCAGTGACGTTCGGCCACAAGCTGGCCATCTGGTACGACGAGCTGGGCCGCGCGCGCACGCGCCTGTTGCACGCGCGTGAGAGCATCGCCGTGGGCAAGATCTCCGGCGCGGTGGGCACCTTCGCGCACCTGCCTCCAGCCGTGGAGGAGCGCGTCTGCGCGAAGCTGGGCCTGAAGCACGCCCCGGCCTCCAGCCAGGTGGTGCAGCGTGACAGGCACGCCGAGTTCTTCACGGCGCTGGCGCTGCTGGGCGCGAGCATCGAGAAGTTCGCGGTGGAGATCCGCCACCTGCAGCGCACCGAGGTGCGCGAGGCGGAGGAGCCCTTCACCGCCGGACAGAAGGGCTCCAGCGCGATGCCGCACAAGCGCAACCCCATCCTGTCGGAGAACCTCACGGGCCTGGCGCGCCTGCTTCGCGGCTACGCGGTGAGCGCCATGGAGGACGTGGCGCTGTGGCACGAGCGCGACATCTCGCACTCGTCCGTGGAGCGCGTCATCGGCCCGGACGCCACCATCCTCGCGGACTTCATGCTGGTGCGCTTCGCGCGGCTGATGGAGGACCTGCGCGTCTACCCCGAGCAGATGAAGAAGAACCTGGAGCTGCTCGGCGGCGTGGTGAACTCGCAGCGGCTCTTGCTGGAGCTGGCGCGCAAGGGCATGGACCGGCAGGCCGCCTACGTCATCGTCCAGCGCAACGCGATGAAGCTCTACGAGCAGGGCGTGGACTTCCGGCAGGCGCTGCTCGCGGACGCGGACCTGCTGAAGATGATGACGCCCGAGGAGATCAACGACTGCTTCTCCCCGGGCTATCACACGCGGCACATGGACGACATCTTCCGCCGCGTCTTCGGCCGGAGCGAGTAG
- a CDS encoding BRcat domain-containing protein → MSAGLQPEELFQAARTRAAQMDVGRGDAVVERIRASASALFTRIPEPPVYRRAEDPSRKAAQALLPEMEKVLAEALAAGREPSMAPALEKMVAALLAHAEALCHTAGGRLEAAEVAWRRAQELERAAHPTRHLVTSPPRPPPVFDKTSGGSRYDPRPAPQASVKLVCPNTGCKRVGDYAFLTNHAYNRFVCPVCGTPFLAYFGELRGLEVEVRRSSKRYFFTVDEVGSANSSRIEFEEASGQEFPAARRDLLGFLYTEARELKVVVNLTNQRLMWVSPASSCFVATVAFGEGAPELVAFRAYRDDVLRKSVLGRGFIRGYYRFGPDVARWVSRRPVARSGVRWMLRQVHDRLTRSGFS, encoded by the coding sequence ATGTCCGCGGGCTTGCAGCCCGAAGAACTCTTCCAGGCCGCCCGGACGCGTGCGGCGCAGATGGACGTGGGACGTGGAGACGCGGTGGTGGAGCGTATCCGGGCGTCCGCGTCGGCGTTGTTCACCCGCATCCCCGAGCCCCCGGTGTACCGGCGGGCCGAGGACCCTTCGCGCAAGGCCGCCCAGGCGTTGTTGCCGGAGATGGAGAAGGTGTTGGCGGAGGCGCTCGCCGCGGGGCGTGAGCCCTCGATGGCGCCCGCGCTCGAGAAGATGGTGGCCGCGCTGCTCGCGCATGCCGAGGCCCTGTGTCACACGGCGGGCGGACGGCTGGAGGCGGCGGAGGTTGCGTGGCGACGCGCGCAGGAGCTGGAGCGCGCGGCGCATCCGACGCGGCACCTGGTGACGTCACCGCCACGGCCTCCGCCGGTGTTCGACAAGACGTCGGGAGGCTCGCGGTACGACCCCCGGCCCGCGCCGCAGGCGAGCGTGAAGCTGGTGTGCCCCAACACCGGGTGCAAGCGGGTGGGGGACTACGCCTTCCTGACGAACCACGCGTACAACCGCTTCGTGTGTCCGGTGTGCGGCACGCCGTTCCTCGCGTACTTCGGGGAGCTGCGCGGGTTGGAGGTGGAGGTCCGTCGCAGCTCGAAGCGCTACTTCTTCACGGTGGACGAGGTGGGCTCCGCCAACTCGTCGCGCATCGAGTTCGAGGAGGCGAGCGGACAGGAGTTCCCGGCGGCGCGGCGCGACCTGCTCGGCTTCCTGTACACGGAGGCGCGGGAGCTGAAGGTGGTGGTGAACCTCACCAACCAGCGGCTCATGTGGGTGAGTCCCGCGTCCTCGTGTTTCGTGGCGACGGTGGCGTTCGGCGAGGGCGCGCCGGAGCTGGTGGCGTTCCGGGCGTACCGGGACGATGTGCTCAGGAAGAGTGTGCTCGGGCGCGGGTTCATCCGTGGCTACTATCGCTTCGGCCCGGACGTGGCGCGGTGGGTGTCACGCAGGCCGGTGGCTCGGAGCGGGGTGCGCTGGATGTTGAGGCAGGTGCATGACCGCCTGACCAGGAGTGGATTTTCGTGA
- a CDS encoding phosphoribosylaminoimidazolesuccinocarboxamide synthase, translated as MNTSALHAQLPLTLRQVDLSALGQHYRGKVRDTYRQGDSLVLVTTDRLSAFDHVLTTIPFKGEVLNRLAAFWFERTKHICPNHVLDVPDANVTVARACTPFTVEVVIRGYLTGSLWRDYEKGTHTAYGLPFPAGLRKDEAFPAPIITPSTKAEYGQHDEPISEQEILARGLASPRDWARITEAARGLFQEGQKWARTRGLILVDTKYEFGKVGDDIYVIDEMHTPDSSRYWVADEYEARFAKGEDQRMLDKENIRQWLIRERGFSGQGTPPAIPDDVRVELATKYVAAFEQITGTSLTLEPGNVHERIERNLRQKGYLK; from the coding sequence TTGAATACCTCCGCACTTCACGCTCAGCTTCCCCTCACGCTCCGACAGGTGGACCTGTCGGCGCTCGGCCAGCACTACCGCGGCAAGGTCCGTGACACGTACCGGCAGGGCGACAGCCTGGTCCTGGTGACGACGGACCGGCTCTCCGCGTTCGACCACGTGCTCACCACCATCCCCTTCAAGGGCGAGGTGCTCAACCGGCTCGCGGCGTTCTGGTTCGAGCGCACGAAGCACATCTGCCCCAACCACGTGCTGGACGTGCCGGACGCCAACGTCACCGTGGCGCGCGCGTGCACGCCCTTCACGGTGGAGGTGGTGATTCGCGGCTACCTCACCGGCAGCCTGTGGCGCGACTACGAGAAGGGCACGCACACCGCCTACGGCCTGCCCTTCCCCGCGGGCCTGCGCAAGGACGAGGCCTTCCCCGCGCCCATCATCACCCCGTCCACCAAGGCCGAGTACGGCCAGCACGACGAGCCCATCTCCGAGCAGGAGATTCTCGCGCGCGGACTCGCCAGCCCCCGCGACTGGGCGCGAATCACCGAGGCGGCGCGCGGCCTGTTCCAGGAGGGCCAGAAGTGGGCGCGCACGCGCGGCCTCATCCTCGTCGATACCAAGTACGAGTTCGGCAAGGTGGGCGACGACATCTACGTCATCGACGAGATGCACACCCCGGACTCCAGCCGCTACTGGGTGGCGGACGAGTACGAGGCCCGCTTCGCCAAGGGCGAGGACCAGCGCATGCTGGACAAGGAGAACATCCGCCAGTGGCTCATCCGCGAGCGCGGCTTCTCCGGCCAGGGCACGCCGCCGGCCATCCCCGATGACGTGCGCGTGGAGCTGGCCACCAAGTACGTGGCGGCCTTCGAGCAGATCACCGGCACGTCGCTGACGCTCGAGCCGGGCAACGTGCACGAGCGAATCGAGCGGAACCTGCGCCAGAAGGGCTACCTGAAGTAG
- a CDS encoding TlpA family protein disulfide reductase, whose protein sequence is MTQQGIGAPPPAKPTGVGTKVFMALLAGLGLAGVVYLGVLEARRSQLVPDGAAAPSFEMKRHEGGVLKLEELRGQVVMLDFWATWCPPCREEMPALVKLAKEYESQGLVFLAASRDDGDMAPKLVDSFIRKHLPDLKPYVVYADDDMARAFEVNALPTLYFLDREGKVTDAQRGALSEDALRRRIERALKQ, encoded by the coding sequence GTGACGCAGCAAGGAATCGGCGCGCCGCCGCCCGCGAAGCCGACGGGCGTGGGGACGAAGGTGTTCATGGCCCTGCTCGCGGGACTGGGGCTTGCGGGGGTGGTGTACCTGGGCGTGCTGGAGGCGCGCCGCTCGCAGCTCGTGCCGGATGGCGCGGCGGCGCCCTCGTTCGAGATGAAGCGCCACGAGGGTGGCGTGTTGAAGTTGGAGGAGCTGCGGGGCCAGGTGGTGATGCTGGACTTCTGGGCGACGTGGTGTCCGCCGTGTCGCGAGGAGATGCCGGCGCTGGTGAAGCTGGCGAAGGAGTACGAGTCGCAGGGGCTCGTCTTCCTGGCGGCGAGTCGTGACGACGGGGACATGGCGCCGAAGCTGGTGGACAGCTTCATCCGCAAGCACCTGCCGGACCTGAAGCCCTACGTCGTCTACGCGGACGACGACATGGCGCGGGCGTTCGAGGTGAACGCGCTGCCGACGCTCTACTTCCTGGATCGCGAGGGCAAGGTGACGGACGCGCAGCGTGGCGCCCTGTCCGAGGACGCCCTGCGCAGGCGCATCGAGCGGGCGCTCAAGCAGTAG